The Orcinus orca chromosome 16, mOrcOrc1.1, whole genome shotgun sequence genome includes a window with the following:
- the LOC101271755 gene encoding peroxiredoxin-1-like, whose amino-acid sequence MSSGNAKIGPHAPHFKATAVMPDGQLKDISLSDYKGKYIVFFFYPLDFSFVRPTEITAFSDRAEEFKKLKCQVIGASVDSHFCLLSCIITPKKQGGLGPMNIPLISDPKRTTAQDYGVLKADEGISLRGPFIIDDKGILRQITINDLPVGRSVEETLRLVQAFQFTDKHGEVCAAGWKPGRDTIEPDVQKSKEYFSKQK is encoded by the coding sequence ATGTCTTCAGGAAATGCCAAAATTGGGCCCCATGCCCCCCACTTCAAAGCAACTGCTGTAATGCCAGATGGTCAGTTAAAAGATATCAGCCTATCTGActacaaaggaaaatatattgtGTTCTTCTTTTACCCTCTTGACTTCAGCTTTGTGCGCCCCACGGAGATCACTGCTTTCAGTGACAGGGCAGAAGAATTTAAGAAACTCAAATGCCAAGTGATTGGTGCTTCTGTGGATTCTCACTTCTGTCTCCTGTCATGCATCATCACACCCAAGAAACAAGGAGGACTGGGACCCATGAACATTCCCTTGATATCAGACCCCAAGCGCACCACTGCTCAGGACTATGGGGTCTTAAAGGCCGATGAAGGCATCTCACTCAGGGGTCCTTTTATTATTGATGATAAAGGTATCCTTCGACAGATCACCATAAATGACCTTCCTGTTGGCCGTTCTGTGGAGGAGACACTGAGACTAGTTCAGGCCTTCCAGTTTACTGACAAACATGGGGAAGTGTGCGCAGCTGGCTGGAAGCCTGGCCGTGATACCATCGAGCCTGATGTGCAGAAGAGCAAAGAATATTTCTCTAAGCAGAAGTGA